From the Quercus lobata isolate SW786 chromosome 6, ValleyOak3.0 Primary Assembly, whole genome shotgun sequence genome, one window contains:
- the LOC115950910 gene encoding endo-1,3;1,4-beta-D-glucanase-like, with the protein MSSSQCFENPPILSSTCGEGTVQEFGGLQTYITGSPDSKLAILLISDGLGYEAPDFRKLADKIAAAGFLVVVSDFFYGDPVIDYNDPNFDVKSWGKVHNPDKGYEDAKAVIAALKSKGVSAIGAAGFCWGGMVLVKLASSTDLHAAVVLHPGSITEDEVDDVKIHIAILEAEIDQWSPPEKLKQFGEKLSAKSEFDSFVKIFPGVAYGWTVRYNFDDESAVKSAEESHLDMLNWFTKYVK; encoded by the exons ATGTCGAGCTCTCAGTGCTTTGAGAACCCACCGATCCTGAGCTCAACCTGTGGAGAAGGGACTGTCCAAGAGTTTGGAGGCCTTCAAACTTACATCACTGGCTCTCCAGATTCTAAGCTTGCTATCCTTCTCATTTCTGATGGTCTTG GGTATGAAGCACCAGATTTCAG GAAACTAGCGGACAAAATTGCAGCTGCTGGATTCTTGGTGGTAGTTTCTGATTTTTTCTATGGCGACCCCGTTATTGATTATAACGACCCTAACTTTGATGTAAAGTCGTGGGGCAAAGTTCACAACCCG GATAAAGGATATGAGGATGCCAAAGCTGTGATTGCAGCTTTGAAGAGTAAAGGGGTTTCTGCTATTGGGGCTGCAGGTTTTTGCTGGGGAG GGATGGTTTTAGTGAAATTAGCAAGTTCTACTGACCTTCACGCTGCAGTCGTTTTGCATCCTGGTTCAATCACAGAAGATGAAGTTGATG ATGTTAAAATTCATATTGCTATACTGGAAGCTGAGATTGACCAGTGGTCCCCACCGGAAAAATTGAAACAGTTTGGAGAGAAGTTATCAGCAAAATCTGAG TTCGACAGCTTTGTGAAAATATTCCCTGGGGTGGCTTATGGATGGACAGTAAGGTACAATTTTGATGACGAGTCAGCTGTCAAAAGTGCTGAAGAGTCTCATTTGGACATGTTAAATTGGTTTACCAAGtatgttaaataa
- the LOC115950911 gene encoding endo-1,3;1,4-beta-D-glucanase-like, whose product MLSSQCFQNPPTLSSTCGAGTVQEFGGLQTYITDSPDSKLAIIFIADAFGYEAPNLRKLADKIAGAGFLVVVPDFFYGDPVIDPKDPNFDVNSWLKVHNTDKGYEDAKAVIAALRSKGVSAIGAAGFCWGGMVLVKLASSTDLHAAVILHPGPITEDQINDVKVPIAILGAENDHIFPSEHLKQFGEKLSAKSEIDSFVKIFPGVAHGWTVKYKADDESAVKSAEESHLDMLNWFTKYVK is encoded by the exons ATGTTAAGCTCTCAGTGCTTTCAGAACCCACCAACCCTGAGCTCAACCTGTGGAGCAGGGACCGTTCAAGAGTTTGGAGGCCTTCAAACTTACATCACTGACTCTCCAGATTCTAAGCTTGCCATCATTTTCATTGCTGATGCTTTTG GGTATGAAGCACCAAATTTAAG GAAACTTGCGGACAAAATTGCAGGAGCTGGATTCTTGGTGGTAGTTCCTGATTTTTTCTACGGTGATCCGGTTATTGATCCTAAGGACCCTAACTTTGATGTAAACTCATGGTTAAAAGTTCACAACACG gataAAGGATATGAGGATGCCAAAGCTGTGATTGCTGCTCTAAGAAGTAAAGGGGTTTCAGCCATTGGGGCCGCAGGTTTTTGCTGGGGAG GGATGGTATTAGTGAAATTAGCAAGTTCTACTGACCTTCACGCTGCAGTCATATTGCATCCTGGTCCGATCACAGAAGATCAAATCAATG ATGTGAAAGTTCCTATTGCCATATTGGGAGCAGAGAATGACCATATTTTCCCATCAGAACACCTGAAACAGTTTGGAGAGAAGTTGTCAGCAAAATCTGAG ATCGATAGCTTTGTGAAAATATTCCCTGGTGTGGCTCATGGATGGACGGTAAAGTACAAGGCTGACGATGAGTCAGCTGTAAAAAGTGCTGAAGAGTCTCATTTGGACATGTTAAATTGGTTTACCAAGTATGTTAAGTGA
- the LOC115950912 gene encoding endo-1,3;1,4-beta-D-glucanase-like isoform X2, translating into MSCSQCFENPPNLSSTCGVGTVQDFGGLQTYVTGSLDSKLAIILLSDIFVADKCAESGFLVVVPDFFYGDPVIDFNDPNFDVKSWLEVHSTDKGYEDAKAVIAALKSKGVSAIGAGGFCWGGMVLMKLASSTDLHAAVVLHPGSITEDEVDDVKIHIAILGAEFDQWSPPEKLKQFGEKLSAKSEFDSYVKIFPGVAHGWTVRYNVDDESAVKSAEESHLDMLNWFTKYVK; encoded by the exons ATGTCGTGCTCTCAGTGCTTTGAGAACCCACCGAACCTGAGCTCAACCTGTGGAGTAGGGACTGTTCAAGACTTTGGAGGCCTTCAAACTTACGTCACTGGTTCTCTAGATTCTAAGCTTGCCATCATTCTCCTTTCTGATATTTTTG TTGCAGATAAATGTGCAGAATCTGGATTCTTGGTGGTAGTTCCTGATTTTTTCTATGGTGACCCTGTTATTGATTTTAATGACCCTAACTTTGATGTAAAGTCATGGTTGGAAGTTCACAGCACG GATAAAGGATATGAGGATGCCAAAGCTGTGATTGCAGCTTTGAAGAGTAAAGGGGTTTCTGCCATTGGTGCTGGAGGTTTTTGCTGGGGAG GGATGGTATTAATGAAATTAGCAAGTTCTACTGACCTTCATGCTGCAGTCGTTTTGCATCCTGGTTCAATCACAGAAGATGAAGTCGATG ATGTTAAGATTCATATTGCTATTCTGGGAGCTGAGTTTGACCAATGGTCCCCACCGGAAAAATTGAAACAGTTTGGAGAGAAGTTATCAGCAAAATCTGAG TTTGACAGCTACGTGAAAATATTCCCTGGTGTAGCTCATGGATGGACAGTAAGGTACAATGTTGATGATGAGTCAGCTGTCAAAAGTGCTGAAGAGTCTCATTTGGACATGTTAAATTGGTTTACCAAGTATGTTAAGTGA
- the LOC115950912 gene encoding endo-1,3;1,4-beta-D-glucanase-like isoform X1 gives MSCSQCFENPPNLSSTCGVGTVQDFGGLQTYVTGSLDSKLAIILLSDIFGYEAPNLRKVADKCAESGFLVVVPDFFYGDPVIDFNDPNFDVKSWLEVHSTDKGYEDAKAVIAALKSKGVSAIGAGGFCWGGMVLMKLASSTDLHAAVVLHPGSITEDEVDDVKIHIAILGAEFDQWSPPEKLKQFGEKLSAKSEFDSYVKIFPGVAHGWTVRYNVDDESAVKSAEESHLDMLNWFTKYVK, from the exons ATGTCGTGCTCTCAGTGCTTTGAGAACCCACCGAACCTGAGCTCAACCTGTGGAGTAGGGACTGTTCAAGACTTTGGAGGCCTTCAAACTTACGTCACTGGTTCTCTAGATTCTAAGCTTGCCATCATTCTCCTTTCTGATATTTTTG GGTATGAAGCACCAAATTTAAG GAAAGTTGCAGATAAATGTGCAGAATCTGGATTCTTGGTGGTAGTTCCTGATTTTTTCTATGGTGACCCTGTTATTGATTTTAATGACCCTAACTTTGATGTAAAGTCATGGTTGGAAGTTCACAGCACG GATAAAGGATATGAGGATGCCAAAGCTGTGATTGCAGCTTTGAAGAGTAAAGGGGTTTCTGCCATTGGTGCTGGAGGTTTTTGCTGGGGAG GGATGGTATTAATGAAATTAGCAAGTTCTACTGACCTTCATGCTGCAGTCGTTTTGCATCCTGGTTCAATCACAGAAGATGAAGTCGATG ATGTTAAGATTCATATTGCTATTCTGGGAGCTGAGTTTGACCAATGGTCCCCACCGGAAAAATTGAAACAGTTTGGAGAGAAGTTATCAGCAAAATCTGAG TTTGACAGCTACGTGAAAATATTCCCTGGTGTAGCTCATGGATGGACAGTAAGGTACAATGTTGATGATGAGTCAGCTGTCAAAAGTGCTGAAGAGTCTCATTTGGACATGTTAAATTGGTTTACCAAGTATGTTAAGTGA